A part of Rhopalosiphum maidis isolate BTI-1 chromosome 3, ASM367621v3, whole genome shotgun sequence genomic DNA contains:
- the LOC113556588 gene encoding DNA-directed RNA polymerase III subunit RPC5-like isoform X1 — MEEDEIVEEIPVFLSNDAMKLLLLHYPTRLSKNDHLLSSTVTQCKYKSECEELEISYALDTDKNYDKGHGQELAAEMDKMSKDKSNYPSGMVDHLSFESHNTSSNTTDMIMYTSGKSIHLCPLKKTLNMLPKLSHIDKIDLKDDNKKSSLNQNESEEEEEESEQIMAKFKDRPGKKSEKKKMQEMVKQRAMEPWIDLSFIPNGHYFSRGELDKFLLPHSNIIDEKDPGISITKIVKEVNDENITAIRARQLSRSEIKSYSLKKQIKIFLLNAKMISTKMLMDLLHKCNMPTDESVTIILTHLKELAVLVRGNWTIKSEHLYPDNTISSHFGLSNEIMCLLRDYMIHLLDSNQIVNRKNIGKMFNAPPEEVKDALTSVAVLDENKTWKLLVTDNDGFLETVENYNEICKEQSDWWATRVKQINTWLEQKPKKN, encoded by the exons ATGGAGGAAGATGAAATAGTTGAAGAA aTACCTGTCTTTTTGAGCAATGATGCaatgaaattattgttgttacacTATCCTACGAGATTGTCCAAAAACGATCATTTACTGTCGTCGACTGTTACTCAG tgTAAATACAAATCTGAATGTGAAGAATTAGAGATATCTTATGCACTTGACactgataaaaattatgataaaggTCATGGGCAAGAGTTGGCTGCTGAAATGGATAAAATGTCCAAAGATAAAAGCAACTATCCCAg cgGTATGGTTGACCACTTAAGTTTTGAATCCCACAATACATCATCAAATACAACTGATATGATAATGTATACATCTGGTAAGAGTATTCATTTATGTCCATTGAAGAAAACATTGAACATGCTTCCTAAATTGTCTCATATTGATAAGATCGACCTAAAAgatgataataaaaagtcTTCCTTAAACcaaaatg agtctgaagaagaagaagaagaaagtGAACAGATAATGGCAAAATTTAAAGATAGGCCAGgtaaaaaaagtgaaaagaaaaaaatgcaagAGATGGTCAAACAAAGAGCAATGGAACCTTGGATTGATTTAAGCTTTATTCCAAATGGACATTACTTCTCCAGG ggGGAATTAGATAAGTTTTTGTTGCcacattcaaatataattgatgAAAAAGATCCAGGTATATCAATAACCAAAATTGTTAAAGAAgtaaatgatgaaaatattactGCAATTAGAGCACGTCAATTATCTCGCagtgaaataaaatcatattctctcaaaaaacaaataaaaatatttttattaaatg caaaaaTGATATCTACAAAAATGTTGATGGATCTACTACATAAATGCAATATGCCAACTGATGAAagtgttacaataattttgactcaTTTAAAAGAACTTGCAGTTTTAGTTCGTGGTAATTGGACCATTAAGAGTGAACACTTATATCCAGATAATACTATATCTTCTCATTTTGGCTTGAGTAATGAAATTATGTGTCTTTTAAGAGATTATATG ATTCACTTATTGGATTCTAACCAGATTGTCAATCGTAAAAATATAGGGAAAATGTTTAATGCACCACCAGAAGAAGTTAAAGATGCTTTAACCTCTGTTGCAGTACTGGATGAAAACAAAACATGGAAATTACTTGTTACCGACAATGATGGATTTTTAGAAAC tgtggaaaattataatgaaatatgtaaaGAACAAAGTGATTGGTGGGCAACAAGAGTAAAACAAATCAATACATGGCTTgaacaaaaaccaaaaaaaaattga
- the LOC113556588 gene encoding DNA-directed RNA polymerase III subunit RPC5-like isoform X2 has translation MKLLLLHYPTRLSKNDHLLSSTVTQCKYKSECEELEISYALDTDKNYDKGHGQELAAEMDKMSKDKSNYPSGMVDHLSFESHNTSSNTTDMIMYTSGKSIHLCPLKKTLNMLPKLSHIDKIDLKDDNKKSSLNQNESEEEEEESEQIMAKFKDRPGKKSEKKKMQEMVKQRAMEPWIDLSFIPNGHYFSRGELDKFLLPHSNIIDEKDPGISITKIVKEVNDENITAIRARQLSRSEIKSYSLKKQIKIFLLNAKMISTKMLMDLLHKCNMPTDESVTIILTHLKELAVLVRGNWTIKSEHLYPDNTISSHFGLSNEIMCLLRDYMIHLLDSNQIVNRKNIGKMFNAPPEEVKDALTSVAVLDENKTWKLLVTDNDGFLETVENYNEICKEQSDWWATRVKQINTWLEQKPKKN, from the exons atgaaattattgttgttacacTATCCTACGAGATTGTCCAAAAACGATCATTTACTGTCGTCGACTGTTACTCAG tgTAAATACAAATCTGAATGTGAAGAATTAGAGATATCTTATGCACTTGACactgataaaaattatgataaaggTCATGGGCAAGAGTTGGCTGCTGAAATGGATAAAATGTCCAAAGATAAAAGCAACTATCCCAg cgGTATGGTTGACCACTTAAGTTTTGAATCCCACAATACATCATCAAATACAACTGATATGATAATGTATACATCTGGTAAGAGTATTCATTTATGTCCATTGAAGAAAACATTGAACATGCTTCCTAAATTGTCTCATATTGATAAGATCGACCTAAAAgatgataataaaaagtcTTCCTTAAACcaaaatg agtctgaagaagaagaagaagaaagtGAACAGATAATGGCAAAATTTAAAGATAGGCCAGgtaaaaaaagtgaaaagaaaaaaatgcaagAGATGGTCAAACAAAGAGCAATGGAACCTTGGATTGATTTAAGCTTTATTCCAAATGGACATTACTTCTCCAGG ggGGAATTAGATAAGTTTTTGTTGCcacattcaaatataattgatgAAAAAGATCCAGGTATATCAATAACCAAAATTGTTAAAGAAgtaaatgatgaaaatattactGCAATTAGAGCACGTCAATTATCTCGCagtgaaataaaatcatattctctcaaaaaacaaataaaaatatttttattaaatg caaaaaTGATATCTACAAAAATGTTGATGGATCTACTACATAAATGCAATATGCCAACTGATGAAagtgttacaataattttgactcaTTTAAAAGAACTTGCAGTTTTAGTTCGTGGTAATTGGACCATTAAGAGTGAACACTTATATCCAGATAATACTATATCTTCTCATTTTGGCTTGAGTAATGAAATTATGTGTCTTTTAAGAGATTATATG ATTCACTTATTGGATTCTAACCAGATTGTCAATCGTAAAAATATAGGGAAAATGTTTAATGCACCACCAGAAGAAGTTAAAGATGCTTTAACCTCTGTTGCAGTACTGGATGAAAACAAAACATGGAAATTACTTGTTACCGACAATGATGGATTTTTAGAAAC tgtggaaaattataatgaaatatgtaaaGAACAAAGTGATTGGTGGGCAACAAGAGTAAAACAAATCAATACATGGCTTgaacaaaaaccaaaaaaaaattga